One window of Sphingobacteriales bacterium genomic DNA carries:
- a CDS encoding prohibitin family protein, producing MNQSKIIRMVSLIAVGIVLLITVTSNIFLTINTGEKGVLFKKFGGGLVKEKIYGQGFHVLAPWNTMFIYDMREQIREENLDVLSTDGLPIAIDVSVRFNPIAEKVGYLHEEIGPDYADKIVRDVVRSASREVIGKYTPEEIYASKRDSVRIGIQNMVEVTLKAKYIELKAVNLRSIKLPPTIEQAIQTKLVQQQEKEQYEFRIAKERKEAERKRIEAEGIKAFQEIVNQGLSEQYLKWKGIEATQMLSESQNSKVVIIGSGKDGLPIILGN from the coding sequence ATGAATCAATCTAAAATCATTCGAATGGTAAGCCTGATTGCTGTGGGCATTGTATTGCTCATTACCGTTACCAGCAATATTTTTTTAACCATCAACACCGGAGAAAAAGGGGTTTTGTTTAAAAAATTCGGAGGAGGTCTGGTAAAAGAAAAGATTTACGGGCAAGGGTTTCATGTGCTTGCCCCCTGGAACACGATGTTTATTTATGACATGCGTGAACAAATCCGCGAGGAAAACTTAGATGTACTTTCGACAGACGGTTTGCCGATAGCAATAGATGTTTCGGTGAGGTTTAACCCGATTGCCGAAAAAGTCGGTTACCTGCATGAAGAAATCGGACCAGATTATGCCGACAAAATTGTTCGCGATGTGGTTCGGTCTGCTTCGCGCGAAGTCATCGGTAAATATACTCCCGAAGAAATATATGCCTCAAAACGCGACTCGGTGAGAATTGGTATCCAAAACATGGTTGAAGTTACCCTGAAAGCAAAATATATAGAGCTAAAAGCGGTCAACCTGCGATCTATAAAGCTGCCGCCTACTATTGAACAAGCCATCCAAACCAAACTGGTACAACAACAAGAGAAAGAGCAGTATGAATTCAGAATTGCCAAAGAGCGCAAAGAAGCAGAGCGCAAAAGAATTGAAGCTGAAGGTATTAAGGCATTTCAGGAAATCGTAAACCAGGGACTGAGCGAACAATATCTTAAATGGAAAGGCATCGAGGCCACACAAATGTTGTCGGAGTCCCAAAACTCTAAAGTGGTCATCATAGGTTCCGGTAAAGACGGTCTGCCAATTATTCTGGGTAATTAA
- a CDS encoding CHAT domain-containing protein gives MHRLLYRFFAFCLLSAALVVVFAFVVKQEDQPGPNRADEISPDSLMGKANEMGKLQPDSAIFYYEKAALGFQKQGAWAEWFDCINKVRDLYKTARKYQASIDYMRKASHTALTQIGETDTITAKVFTRLGTAYDLAGKYDSALIAYSKAVSVFEKYRIEDGTVATLQKNIGNIYGRRMDYQQATDHLGEALRIRLQLSDHAVAARIYNDLGVVYQNWKDFPKALDQYNLALKLISPDDVFQAVVQTNIADSYQGLGLFEQALKNLNQALNRFIVQYGPEHEYVSAVYLSIAQIAQEQGQTEEAIGKYETALSIAQKLYGNKHRDLIRIYTSMAEVYAEKHQFLTSLHYQQQSLIALLPSFNDTSVLVNPSEQQFIPDPWLFDVLQSKGELWQQQYRLTPDTVLLQHALNCFGLASRHINYMRRNYSSELSKLKLADLTYHNFEQALKVVVEQYRISSNKCWIDTALLFSEQFKAAVLLESVKDNEARLFADIPPDLLERDLQLRETLAQTEQQLFDLQQQKASPDTLNKINKQLFELRKQNRQLNSRIEQDYPGFARLKYETNTPGSKDIIEHLLDDKTGFIEYFTADSAIYAIVISKQQSFIAVLDKDKGFDSSIDTLRSLLSDPGLAQRQPDEAYRSFCQNAYYQYQTLLREPLSRLPEEISRLVIVTDGILGYLPFEALLTGLPEVSQPDFRNLTPHYLIQRYAISYGASATLLLEQQATRSKRASELFAAFAPSYSQPDSLTTAQNKVAELKGAAAEVRQISELTGGRVLSGNEASKTNFKNQAEQYQILHLAMHGTVNDENPMYSYLLFTQTPATPNDYARLHTYELYTMNLNADLAVLSACSTGEGKAQRGEGIMSLSRGFIYAGCPAIVMSLWKAADNGTQKIMTFFYQNLLQNQLKDIALQQAKLRFLTDADRITANPFYWATFVLLGNAQPIPTGYSFAFWALSIFALIGLFAAFFRIWRKNGFKKLNIGG, from the coding sequence ATGCACAGGTTACTGTACCGGTTTTTCGCATTTTGTTTACTGTCGGCTGCTTTAGTTGTGGTCTTTGCGTTTGTTGTTAAACAAGAGGATCAGCCCGGCCCGAACCGGGCAGACGAGATTTCGCCCGATAGCCTGATGGGAAAGGCAAATGAGATGGGCAAACTACAGCCCGACTCGGCTATATTTTATTATGAAAAGGCGGCACTGGGTTTTCAGAAACAGGGGGCATGGGCTGAATGGTTTGACTGTATCAACAAAGTTCGGGATCTGTACAAAACGGCTCGCAAATATCAGGCTTCAATAGACTATATGCGCAAAGCCTCACATACAGCGTTGACCCAAATCGGGGAAACTGACACCATTACCGCAAAAGTTTTTACCAGATTAGGAACGGCTTATGACCTTGCCGGTAAATATGACAGTGCACTGATTGCGTATTCGAAGGCGGTTTCGGTTTTTGAAAAGTACAGGATTGAAGATGGCACAGTCGCCACACTGCAAAAAAATATTGGCAATATTTACGGGAGGAGGATGGACTACCAACAGGCAACAGACCACCTTGGCGAAGCCCTGCGCATAAGACTTCAACTGAGCGATCATGCGGTGGCAGCAAGGATTTACAACGATTTGGGGGTTGTTTACCAAAACTGGAAAGACTTTCCAAAAGCATTAGACCAATACAATTTAGCCTTGAAACTCATCAGTCCGGACGATGTGTTTCAGGCAGTTGTTCAAACCAATATCGCTGATTCCTATCAGGGTTTAGGGTTGTTTGAACAGGCTTTAAAAAATCTGAATCAGGCCTTAAACCGGTTTATCGTTCAATATGGTCCCGAACATGAGTATGTTTCTGCGGTCTATCTTTCGATTGCCCAAATTGCACAGGAGCAGGGTCAAACAGAAGAAGCCATCGGCAAGTATGAAACGGCATTGTCTATTGCCCAAAAACTTTACGGAAACAAACACAGGGACCTTATCCGAATTTATACCTCAATGGCAGAAGTTTATGCCGAAAAACATCAGTTTCTTACATCCCTCCATTATCAACAACAGTCCCTGATAGCATTGCTTCCATCGTTTAACGATACTTCTGTTTTGGTGAATCCATCAGAACAACAATTTATTCCTGACCCCTGGCTGTTTGATGTGCTTCAGTCGAAAGGGGAGCTTTGGCAACAGCAGTACCGCTTAACACCCGATACGGTATTGCTTCAGCATGCCCTCAACTGTTTCGGATTGGCTTCCAGACATATCAATTATATGCGGAGAAATTATTCCTCAGAACTTTCTAAACTGAAACTTGCCGATTTGACCTATCATAATTTTGAACAGGCTTTGAAAGTCGTAGTTGAACAATATCGCATCTCGTCAAACAAATGTTGGATTGATACTGCCCTTTTGTTTTCGGAGCAATTCAAAGCCGCCGTATTGCTGGAAAGTGTAAAGGACAACGAAGCCCGGTTGTTTGCCGACATACCTCCCGACCTGTTGGAGCGCGACCTTCAATTGCGTGAAACACTGGCACAAACCGAACAGCAACTGTTTGACCTTCAACAACAAAAAGCCAGCCCCGATACACTGAATAAAATTAACAAACAGTTGTTTGAATTGCGAAAACAAAACCGTCAGCTCAATAGTCGTATTGAACAGGATTACCCGGGGTTTGCCCGTTTAAAATACGAAACAAATACGCCCGGTTCCAAAGATATTATAGAACATCTGTTGGACGATAAAACAGGATTTATCGAATATTTTACCGCCGATTCGGCCATTTATGCCATCGTCATCAGCAAACAACAGTCTTTTATTGCGGTGCTTGACAAAGATAAAGGTTTTGACAGCAGCATAGATACCCTTCGCTCCTTGCTGTCAGACCCGGGTTTAGCACAAAGACAACCTGACGAGGCGTATCGCAGTTTTTGCCAGAATGCCTATTACCAGTACCAAACCTTGCTCCGTGAACCCTTATCCAGGTTGCCTGAAGAAATATCAAGGTTAGTCATCGTTACCGATGGAATTCTGGGCTATCTGCCTTTTGAAGCCTTGTTAACAGGCTTGCCGGAGGTTTCTCAACCCGATTTCAGAAACCTGACTCCGCACTATTTAATACAACGTTATGCCATCAGCTACGGTGCCTCGGCAACCTTGCTTTTAGAACAACAAGCAACCCGCTCCAAAAGGGCTTCGGAGCTTTTTGCCGCTTTTGCCCCCAGTTATTCGCAACCCGATAGCCTGACAACCGCTCAAAACAAAGTAGCTGAATTGAAAGGGGCCGCAGCCGAAGTCCGGCAAATTTCAGAACTCACCGGAGGTCGGGTGCTGAGCGGCAACGAAGCCTCAAAAACGAATTTTAAAAATCAGGCGGAACAGTATCAGATTTTACACCTCGCCATGCACGGTACGGTAAACGATGAAAACCCGATGTATTCTTACTTGCTGTTTACCCAAACTCCCGCCACGCCAAACGATTATGCCCGGCTTCATACCTACGAACTTTATACCATGAACCTGAATGCAGACCTCGCCGTATTGAGCGCATGTAGTACCGGAGAAGGGAAGGCTCAACGCGGTGAAGGAATTATGAGCCTGTCGAGGGGGTTTATTTATGCAGGCTGCCCGGCTATTGTGATGAGTCTTTGGAAAGCTGCCGACAACGGCACTCAAAAAATTATGACCTTTTTTTACCAAAATCTCCTTCAAAACCAACTTAAAGACATCGCTTTGCAACAAGCTAAACTCAGGTTTTTGACTGATGCCGACCGCATCACCGCCAATCCGTTTTACTGGGCTACTTTTGTCCTGCTCGGCAACGCTCAACCCATCCCTACGGGGTACAGCTTTGCCTTTTGGGCATTGTCAATTTTTGCATTGATCGGGCTGTTTGCTGCCTTTTTCCGGATTTGGAGGAAAAACGGGTTTAAAAAATTGAATATTGGCGGTTAG
- a CDS encoding T9SS type A sorting domain-containing protein: protein MKKSIFLCAFLVLLAMVGVKAQTWTQVGNDIDGEAVDDESGSSVSINATGNILAVGARYNATNGNDAGQVKVYENIDGNWTQIGNDINGEAAEDESGFSVSLSAGGNILAIGAPMNDGNGTDAGQVRVFENIGGNWTQIGSDIDGEFAGDKSGSAISLSANGTTLAIGSIVNAAWAGQVRVFENISGTWTQTGEDIIGENESDQSGCSVSLSANGNIVAIGAFGNSDNGTPAAGQVRVYEKISGTWTQIGQDINGISPESFSGYSVSLNANGNILAIGSPNDNYSGQSAGLVRVFQNITGTWTQIGDNIEGDWFDELGYSVCLNANGNKIAIGARTADAGFTKVYENVSGNWFQTGNTIAGEDLNEFPEISVSLNSNGNIVAIGAPYNSGNGEAAGHVRVFQQCNATAPPVPNVATLPNVTAECLVTTLTPPTATDGCGNTVTGTPNITLPILAQGTTTVTWIYNSGTTSSTQTQNVVIDDVTNPTITCVGNQTVNADESHFYTVNGIEFDPLVTSDNCGIASVVNLYTVSFSLAGAQIPEGTTTISWLITDNAGNNQPCSFEVTVNAFVGLETLQQKGISVYPNPANKVLHVGFSETNSRKLSISDMTGRVVSQKTTSNQTETIDLSEFLSGVYVVSIQTDQEMVTTKIVIEQ from the coding sequence ATGAAAAAAAGCATTTTTTTATGCGCATTTTTGGTTCTCTTAGCTATGGTTGGTGTAAAAGCACAAACATGGACACAAGTAGGCAACGACATTGACGGGGAAGCTGTAGATGATGAATCAGGCAGCTCAGTCAGTATAAACGCTACCGGCAACATCCTTGCTGTTGGCGCACGATATAACGCTACCAACGGAAATGATGCCGGTCAGGTGAAGGTGTACGAAAACATTGACGGCAACTGGACACAAATAGGCAACGATATAAACGGTGAAGCAGCAGAAGATGAATCGGGTTTTTCAGTAAGTTTAAGTGCCGGTGGCAACATCCTTGCCATTGGCGCGCCAATGAACGACGGAAACGGAACAGATGCCGGACAGGTGCGGGTATTTGAGAATATTGGCGGCAACTGGACACAAATCGGCAGCGATATAGACGGCGAATTTGCCGGCGATAAATCCGGCAGCGCTATCAGTTTAAGTGCTAACGGAACCACGCTTGCCATTGGGTCTATTGTCAACGCTGCATGGGCCGGACAGGTGCGGGTGTTTGAAAACATTTCGGGCACCTGGACACAAACCGGCGAAGATATAATTGGCGAAAACGAATCCGACCAATCGGGCTGTTCGGTCAGTTTAAGCGCTAACGGCAACATCGTAGCTATTGGTGCATTTGGAAATAGCGATAACGGAACTCCTGCTGCCGGACAGGTGCGGGTTTATGAAAAAATTTCGGGCACCTGGACACAAATTGGCCAAGATATAAACGGGATAAGTCCGGAGAGTTTCTCGGGATATTCCGTTAGCTTAAATGCCAACGGCAATATTCTTGCCATCGGATCACCTAATGACAATTATAGCGGACAATCTGCCGGGCTGGTACGGGTGTTTCAGAACATTACGGGTACCTGGACACAGATAGGCGATAATATAGAAGGCGACTGGTTTGACGAATTGGGGTATTCGGTGTGTTTAAATGCCAATGGCAACAAAATTGCTATTGGGGCACGTACTGCCGATGCCGGATTTACAAAAGTATATGAAAACGTTTCGGGCAATTGGTTCCAAACAGGCAACACGATTGCAGGCGAAGATCTCAACGAATTTCCGGAGATTAGTGTGAGTTTAAATTCTAATGGCAATATTGTTGCTATCGGCGCACCCTACAATTCCGGAAACGGTGAGGCGGCCGGACATGTGCGGGTGTTTCAGCAGTGCAATGCCACCGCCCCGCCCGTACCCAATGTAGCCACCCTGCCCAATGTTACGGCAGAGTGTTTGGTAACAACTCTAACACCACCTACCGCCACCGATGGTTGCGGAAATACGGTTACAGGTACGCCCAACATAACCTTGCCTATTCTTGCACAAGGCACCACCACCGTTACCTGGATTTACAACAGCGGAACCACTTCATCAACCCAAACCCAAAATGTGGTAATTGACGATGTTACTAACCCCACAATTACCTGTGTTGGGAACCAAACTGTTAATGCTGACGAATCGCACTTTTATACCGTAAACGGCATCGAATTTGACCCCTTGGTAACTTCGGATAACTGCGGAATTGCAAGCGTAGTGAACTTATACACTGTCTCTTTTTCACTTGCCGGCGCACAAATTCCCGAGGGAACTACTACTATCAGCTGGCTGATTACCGATAACGCCGGCAATAACCAACCCTGTAGTTTTGAGGTTACGGTAAATGCGTTTGTTGGCCTTGAAACTCTGCAACAAAAAGGCATCTCAGTTTACCCAAACCCTGCTAATAAAGTTTTACACGTCGGATTTTCGGAAACCAATTCCCGCAAATTGTCCATCAGCGACATGACCGGACGTGTGGTTAGCCAAAAAACAACATCAAATCAAACTGAAACCATAGATTTGTCAGAATTCCTGAGTGGAGTTTATGTTGTCAGCATCCAAACAGACCAGGAAATGGTTACAACCAAAATAGTGATTGAACAATAA
- a CDS encoding V-type ATP synthase subunit D, which translates to MSLQFQYNKISLQQVEKGLKMRLAALPTIRSKESALRNEVKLLRHQLIELQQLYQKELNSYSSFEALWQEWEPGLLSVKKVHTHIFRFAGVAVPQYSHTEFQVASVAFFNRPLWFVQGIALLKNLTEKQIQLQLLQTKTELLEAERKKTTQKLHLYERVQIPEHEEAIRKIKRYLEDEDHLAKAAQKLIKMKKENR; encoded by the coding sequence ATGAGCCTGCAGTTTCAATACAATAAAATATCGCTGCAACAGGTAGAAAAAGGGCTTAAAATGCGTTTGGCTGCCCTGCCTACCATTCGTTCCAAAGAAAGCGCACTCAGGAACGAAGTGAAATTGCTCCGCCATCAGTTAATCGAACTACAGCAGCTATACCAAAAAGAACTCAACAGCTATTCCTCCTTTGAAGCCTTATGGCAGGAGTGGGAACCCGGTCTGTTATCCGTAAAAAAGGTACATACCCACATATTTAGGTTTGCCGGTGTGGCGGTTCCTCAATATAGCCATACTGAATTTCAGGTGGCTTCGGTGGCATTTTTTAACCGCCCCCTTTGGTTTGTGCAAGGGATTGCCCTGCTCAAAAACTTAACCGAAAAACAAATACAATTGCAGCTACTCCAAACTAAAACAGAATTGCTGGAAGCTGAACGCAAAAAAACCACTCAAAAACTACACCTGTACGAAAGGGTACAAATTCCCGAACACGAAGAAGCAATAAGAAAAATAAAACGTTATCTTGAAGATGAAGACCACCTGGCAAAGGCAGCCCAAAAGTTGATAAAAATGAAAAAAGAAAACCGGTAG
- a CDS encoding DUF2764 family protein translates to MNSEARTYHGIVSSLPNISLDGNTPTDEQNLATRYADFIHPTDLWLLQLAYMPADHANLLNKLYSRKLPFNQNANFSPQQLETIIAGKWLPYPYLNDFFTHWWQHHGKAETYADSEIELTHGFYRFLLNCGNVFLQKWSRYVLELNNFSLMQYKAHGLPNMRDQLVAQDEVAYLVGKYQAMSEQEALIPVTQTAEIWNTENPMEREKMLDTLKWQFIETEQFFYFFGIEKIIGYALQQQISHRWYRLNQLQNLPSSGLLLKNILSDLVAQLIQPIHQTQAKL, encoded by the coding sequence ATGAACAGTGAGGCCCGAACTTACCATGGAATAGTAAGCAGTTTACCCAACATATCATTAGATGGTAACACGCCTACCGACGAGCAAAATCTGGCAACCCGATATGCCGACTTTATACACCCAACCGACCTTTGGCTTCTGCAACTGGCATATATGCCTGCCGACCATGCCAACCTGCTGAATAAACTGTACAGCCGTAAGTTGCCGTTTAATCAAAACGCCAATTTTTCCCCCCAACAATTAGAAACCATTATTGCCGGAAAATGGCTGCCCTACCCGTACCTGAACGACTTTTTTACCCATTGGTGGCAACACCACGGCAAAGCCGAAACCTATGCCGATTCTGAAATAGAACTTACCCATGGTTTTTACCGGTTTTTACTTAACTGCGGCAATGTTTTTTTGCAGAAATGGAGCCGGTATGTGCTGGAACTCAATAATTTTTCGCTCATGCAATATAAAGCCCACGGATTGCCCAATATGCGCGACCAATTGGTTGCCCAGGATGAAGTGGCGTACTTAGTGGGCAAATATCAGGCAATGTCTGAACAGGAAGCGCTTATTCCTGTAACCCAAACAGCCGAAATCTGGAACACCGAAAACCCTATGGAGCGCGAAAAAATGCTCGACACCCTGAAATGGCAGTTTATTGAAACCGAACAGTTTTTTTACTTTTTCGGGATAGAAAAAATAATAGGTTACGCCTTACAACAGCAGATATCGCATCGCTGGTACCGGTTAAATCAATTACAAAACCTGCCGTCATCCGGCTTGCTGCTGAAAAATATCCTGTCAGATCTTGTAGCCCAACTTATCCAACCAATTCACCAAACACAGGCCAAGCTATGA
- a CDS encoding V-type ATP synthase subunit A: MTTTGKIKGIIANLVLIEPNGAVIQNEICYISTGNEGEKLVAEVIKITGNNVFAQVFDSTRGLQCGAEVQFSGNLLEAYLGPGLLSKNLDGLQNDLDKLEGLFLQRGKQTFPLDDAQLWSFEPIAQPAATLSAGDWLGTVPEHGLQHVIMVPFNLQEHYTLQWIAPAGQYTIHETIAVLTHQNGKEYPVSMVQKWPVKLPLKAYRQKLRPARLLETGIRILDTLHPMLEGGTGFVPGPFGCGKTVLQQSIAKQANADVVVVAACGERANELVDIFAEFPELVDPRTGNKLIERTIIIGNTSSMPVSAREASVYTAMTICEYYRNMGLRVLLLADSTSRWAQALREMSNRLEDLPGPDAYPVDLPAVISNFYARAGMVTLNNGNTGSITFIGTVSPAGGNFKEPVTEATKKATRCFYALSQRRADSKRYPAIDPIDSYSKYTDYPEYIEWISQIAGNNWPEQVQELKNYLMKGKEAADQINILGDDGVSTDYHLHFWRAELIDFVLLQQDAFDEVDQLTPLTRQQYMARLCLEICKQNLVFDNFEETRSFFKKILNALRQMNYSQFNSDAFTNYVNEVNQLMNLRLALQNNQ, encoded by the coding sequence ATGACCACCACCGGCAAAATAAAAGGCATCATTGCAAATCTGGTTCTCATTGAGCCTAACGGAGCAGTAATTCAAAATGAAATCTGCTATATTTCTACCGGTAATGAAGGAGAAAAATTAGTGGCCGAAGTTATTAAAATTACCGGAAATAACGTGTTTGCACAGGTTTTTGACAGCACGCGCGGTTTACAATGCGGCGCAGAAGTGCAGTTTTCGGGCAACCTGCTGGAAGCGTATCTTGGACCGGGACTGCTCTCAAAAAACTTAGACGGCTTACAAAACGACCTCGACAAACTGGAAGGTTTGTTCTTGCAACGGGGTAAACAAACTTTTCCGCTCGATGATGCCCAACTTTGGTCATTTGAACCCATAGCACAACCCGCAGCCACCCTGAGTGCCGGCGACTGGTTGGGCACAGTACCCGAACACGGGCTGCAACACGTAATTATGGTGCCATTTAACTTGCAGGAACATTACACCCTGCAATGGATTGCGCCTGCAGGTCAATATACCATTCACGAAACCATTGCCGTTCTTACCCACCAAAACGGCAAAGAATATCCGGTAAGTATGGTGCAAAAATGGCCGGTTAAACTGCCGCTAAAAGCCTACCGGCAAAAACTGCGCCCTGCCAGACTGCTCGAAACCGGTATTCGCATTTTAGACACCCTGCACCCTATGCTGGAGGGTGGAACGGGGTTTGTTCCCGGCCCGTTTGGGTGTGGTAAAACCGTTTTGCAACAATCAATTGCAAAACAAGCCAATGCCGATGTGGTGGTAGTGGCCGCCTGCGGCGAACGAGCCAATGAACTGGTAGATATCTTTGCCGAATTTCCCGAACTGGTTGACCCCAGAACCGGAAACAAGCTCATAGAACGAACCATCATTATTGGCAATACCTCCAGTATGCCTGTTTCGGCAAGGGAAGCATCGGTTTATACTGCCATGACCATTTGTGAGTATTACCGCAATATGGGTTTGCGCGTGTTGCTGTTAGCCGACTCCACGTCTCGTTGGGCACAGGCGCTGCGCGAAATGTCGAACCGCCTCGAAGACTTGCCGGGACCCGATGCTTACCCGGTAGATTTACCCGCGGTCATTTCAAATTTTTACGCCCGCGCCGGCATGGTAACACTCAACAACGGGAACACCGGTTCCATTACCTTTATAGGAACCGTTTCGCCGGCAGGCGGAAATTTTAAAGAACCCGTTACCGAAGCAACTAAAAAAGCTACCCGCTGTTTTTATGCCCTCTCGCAAAGACGTGCCGACAGCAAACGCTATCCTGCCATTGATCCTATTGACAGCTACTCGAAATACACAGATTACCCCGAATATATTGAATGGATTTCACAAATTGCAGGCAATAACTGGCCGGAGCAGGTGCAGGAACTCAAAAACTACCTTATGAAAGGTAAAGAAGCCGCCGACCAGATTAACATTTTGGGCGACGACGGCGTTTCTACCGACTACCATCTCCATTTTTGGCGCGCCGAACTCATTGATTTTGTGCTGTTGCAACAAGATGCTTTTGATGAAGTTGACCAGCTAACACCACTTACGCGGCAACAGTATATGGCCCGCTTATGCCTTGAAATTTGTAAACAAAACTTAGTTTTCGACAATTTTGAAGAAACCCGGAGCTTTTTCAAGAAAATACTGAACGCGCTTCGCCAAATGAATTATTCCCAGTTTAACTCCGATGCTTTTACCAACTACGTCAATGAGGTAAACCAACTAATGAACCTGCGCCTTGCCCTTCAAAACAACCAATAA
- a CDS encoding V-type ATP synthase subunit B — MKLKPFLKRITKIENITKATCTLMANEVGYEELALVDGRLAQVVKIKGSEVTLQVFAGAEGISNFAEVVFLGQSPTLMVSDKLTGRFLNAYGKPIDGGPDIEGIETETGTTSVNPVRRKQPNTPIFTGIAGIDLNNTLVTGQKIPFFADPDQPYNEVMATVAMRANADKIILGGMGLSHDDYLYFKETFRKAGALNKIIAFINTSEDPPVERLLIPDSALTAAEYFAVNYKQNVLVLLTDMTLFADALAIVANRMDQIPSKDSMPGSLYSDLARIYEKSVQFKDGGSITIIAVTTLNQGDITHAIPDNTGYITEGQLFLRKDPESGKVIVDPFRSLSRLKQLVIGKKTRQDHPQVMNAAIRLYSDAAEARVKMENGFDLTDYDIRAIQFAKEYVTQLLSIDVNLPIDAILDTVWQLFGKFFTIEEVSIKDELVNIYWKDNHEPAVSIQ; from the coding sequence ATGAAACTGAAACCATTTTTAAAACGGATTACCAAAATTGAAAACATTACCAAAGCCACCTGCACCCTGATGGCCAATGAAGTAGGCTACGAAGAACTGGCATTGGTTGACGGGCGACTGGCGCAAGTCGTGAAAATTAAAGGTTCCGAAGTAACCCTGCAAGTATTTGCCGGTGCCGAAGGCATATCTAATTTTGCCGAAGTGGTGTTTTTAGGGCAGTCGCCGACTTTAATGGTTAGCGATAAACTTACAGGCAGGTTCTTAAATGCCTACGGCAAGCCTATTGATGGCGGACCCGATATAGAAGGCATCGAAACAGAAACGGGTACTACTTCGGTAAATCCGGTACGTAGAAAGCAGCCTAACACACCTATATTTACCGGCATTGCAGGCATAGACCTCAATAATACGCTGGTAACAGGGCAAAAAATACCCTTCTTTGCCGATCCCGATCAACCCTATAACGAGGTAATGGCAACCGTTGCCATGCGCGCCAATGCCGATAAAATTATTTTGGGCGGTATGGGTTTATCCCACGACGACTACCTTTATTTTAAAGAAACATTCAGAAAAGCCGGAGCGCTTAACAAAATCATTGCCTTTATCAATACCTCCGAAGACCCACCTGTAGAACGCTTGTTAATACCCGACTCTGCACTTACTGCTGCTGAGTATTTTGCCGTTAATTATAAACAAAACGTGCTGGTATTGCTTACCGACATGACTTTATTTGCAGATGCACTGGCAATAGTGGCAAACCGCATGGATCAAATACCCTCCAAAGACAGTATGCCCGGATCATTATACTCTGATTTAGCCAGAATTTACGAAAAATCGGTACAGTTTAAAGATGGCGGCTCTATCACCATTATTGCTGTTACTACCCTAAACCAGGGCGATATAACCCACGCCATTCCCGATAATACCGGCTATATTACCGAAGGGCAGTTATTTTTGCGCAAAGACCCCGAATCCGGCAAAGTAATAGTTGACCCCTTCCGCAGCTTATCGAGGTTAAAACAATTAGTTATCGGCAAAAAAACACGTCAGGATCACCCGCAGGTAATGAATGCCGCTATTCGTCTCTATTCTGATGCCGCCGAAGCACGCGTAAAAATGGAAAACGGCTTCGACCTTACCGATTACGACATTCGGGCCATACAATTTGCAAAAGAGTATGTTACTCAATTGCTGTCAATAGACGTAAACCTACCCATTGATGCCATTTTAGATACAGTTTGGCAACTTTTTGGGAAGTTTTTTACCATAGAAGAAGTATCTATAAAAGATGAATTGGTAAACATATACTGGAAAGATAATCATGAGCCTGCAGTTTCAATACAATAA